The Oncorhynchus tshawytscha isolate Ot180627B linkage group LG20, Otsh_v2.0, whole genome shotgun sequence genome has a window encoding:
- the hnrnpdl gene encoding heterogeneous nuclear ribonucleoprotein D-like, giving the protein METEGQVDFSTDEFPEGSKINASKNQQDDGKMFIGGLSWDTSKTDLMDYLSKFGEVLDCTIKTDLMTGRSRGFGFVLFKDAESVDRVLELKEHKLDGKLIDPKRAKAMKGKEPPKKVFVGGLSPDTPEEEIREYFGAFGDIDSVELPMDTKTNERRGFCFVTYCEEIPVQKLLECRYHQVGGGKCEIKVAQPKEVYRQQQQHRGERGGYSGGGGYRGRGRGGQSSYNQGYNGYYSQNYGSYGNGYNQGYNGYTGYDYSGYNYNSYGYGQGYDDYNGQQSSYGKASREVTTHQNNYQPY; this is encoded by the exons ATGGAAACCGAAGGCCAAGTTGACTTCAGCACAGACGAGTTTCCGGAGGGCTCCAAGATAAACGCAAGCAAAAACCAGCAGGATGACGG CAAGATGTTCATCGGTGGGCTCAGTTGGGACACCAGCAAAACGGACCTCATGGATTACCTGTCGAAGTTTGGAGAGGTTCTAGACTGCACCATCAAAACAGACCTGATGACGGGCCGGTCCCGGGGCTTTGGCTTTGTCCTCTTCAAAGACGCAGAGAGCGTAGACAGG GTTTTGGAGCTGAAGGAGCACAAGCTGGACGGGAAGCTGATCGACCCAAAGAGGGCCAAAGCCATGAAGGGGAAAGAGCCGCCCAAGAAGGTGTTTGTCGGAGGCCTCAGCCCAGACACCCCGGAGGAGGAGATCAGGGAATACTTTGGAGCTTTTGGAGAT ATTGACAGCGTCGAGCTTCCCATGGATACCAAAACCAATGAGCGGCGCGGTTTCTGCTTCGTGACCTACTGTGAGGAGATCCCTGTCCAGAAGTTGTTGGAGTGCAGATACCACCAAGTCGGGGGCGGAAAG TGTGAAATCAAAGTGGCCCAACCCAAAGAAGTGTACAGACAGCAGCaacaacacagaggagagagggggggctaCAGTGGAGGCGGAGGATACAGGGGCCGGGGACGAGGAG GTCAGAGTAGCTACAACCAGGGTTACAATGGCTACTATAGCCAGAACTATGGTAGCTACGGCAACGGATACAACCAGGGATACAATGGCTACACAGGCTATGACTACTCTGGCTACAACTATAATAGTTATGGTTATGGACAGGGATACGACGACTACAATG GCCAGCAGAGCAGCTATGGGAAGGCCTCTCGAGAGGTCACAACCCACCAGAACAACTACCAGCCTTACTGA
- the LOC112219866 gene encoding vesicle-associated membrane protein 8 isoform X3 — protein sequence MADYSSQQPASSKLDSVQGQVNEVKVILKDNINKVLERGERLDDLVDKTHDLQATADSFQRTSTRVARKYWWKNAKMMIIIGVIVLIILILIILFATGVIPS from the exons ATG gctgacTACAGTTCTCAACAGCCAGCCTCCTCTAAGCTGGACTCGGTGCAGGGCCAAGTCAACGAAGTCAAAGTTATACTCAAAGACAACATTAACAAAGtgctggagaggggagagaggttagATGACTTGGTTGACAAGACACATGACCTACAAGCAACT GCAGACTCCTTTCAGAGGACATCCACGCGGGTAGCCCGGAAGTACTGGTGGAAGAACGCCAAGATGATGATCATCATTGGAGTGATAGTTTTGATCATTCTCATCCTCATCATCCTGTTTGCTACAGGTGTCATCCCCAGTTAA
- the LOC112219866 gene encoding vesicle-associated membrane protein 7 isoform X1, with amino-acid sequence MPIVYCCVERSNIIFADLALRGGRFQEAALSFLRPLPFGALYRRSIQLDGFRYHILSEDGVSYVCVTELSYESRRAHEFLNQICSFFANSPLIKKAAFAQPYEFSSDLHQVLGQLMADYSSQQPASSKLDSVQGQVNEVKVILKDNINKVLERGERLDDLVDKTHDLQATADSFQRTSTRVARKYWWKNAKMMIIIGVIVLIILILIILFATGVIPS; translated from the exons ATGCCAATAGTGTATTGCTGTGTGGAAAGAAGCAACATCATCTTTGCTGATCTTGCGCTCAGAGGTGGAAGGTTTCAG GAGGCAGCATTGAGTTTTCTGAGACCGCTTCCGTTTGGAGCTCTGTATCGAAGGTCCATACAATTGGATGG GTTCAGATACCACATCCTGTCAGAGGATGGCGTGTCCTACGTCTGTGTCACAGAGCTCAGCTATGAGTCCAGGAGGGCCCATGAATTCCTTAACCAG ATCTGCAGTTTCTTTGCTAACAGCCCCCTGATAAAGAAAGCGGCCTTTGCCCAGCCGTATGAATTCAGCTCTGACCTGCATCAGGTGCTTGGACAGCTGATG gctgacTACAGTTCTCAACAGCCAGCCTCCTCTAAGCTGGACTCGGTGCAGGGCCAAGTCAACGAAGTCAAAGTTATACTCAAAGACAACATTAACAAAGtgctggagaggggagagaggttagATGACTTGGTTGACAAGACACATGACCTACAAGCAACT GCAGACTCCTTTCAGAGGACATCCACGCGGGTAGCCCGGAAGTACTGGTGGAAGAACGCCAAGATGATGATCATCATTGGAGTGATAGTTTTGATCATTCTCATCCTCATCATCCTGTTTGCTACAGGTGTCATCCCCAGTTAA
- the LOC112219866 gene encoding vesicle-associated membrane protein 8 isoform X2, with translation MPIVYCCVERSNIIFADLALRGGRFQEAALSFLRPLPFGALYRRSIQLDGFRYHILSEDGVSYVCVTELSYESRRAHEFLNQADYSSQQPASSKLDSVQGQVNEVKVILKDNINKVLERGERLDDLVDKTHDLQATADSFQRTSTRVARKYWWKNAKMMIIIGVIVLIILILIILFATGVIPS, from the exons ATGCCAATAGTGTATTGCTGTGTGGAAAGAAGCAACATCATCTTTGCTGATCTTGCGCTCAGAGGTGGAAGGTTTCAG GAGGCAGCATTGAGTTTTCTGAGACCGCTTCCGTTTGGAGCTCTGTATCGAAGGTCCATACAATTGGATGG GTTCAGATACCACATCCTGTCAGAGGATGGCGTGTCCTACGTCTGTGTCACAGAGCTCAGCTATGAGTCCAGGAGGGCCCATGAATTCCTTAACCAG gctgacTACAGTTCTCAACAGCCAGCCTCCTCTAAGCTGGACTCGGTGCAGGGCCAAGTCAACGAAGTCAAAGTTATACTCAAAGACAACATTAACAAAGtgctggagaggggagagaggttagATGACTTGGTTGACAAGACACATGACCTACAAGCAACT GCAGACTCCTTTCAGAGGACATCCACGCGGGTAGCCCGGAAGTACTGGTGGAAGAACGCCAAGATGATGATCATCATTGGAGTGATAGTTTTGATCATTCTCATCCTCATCATCCTGTTTGCTACAGGTGTCATCCCCAGTTAA